The following coding sequences are from one Humulus lupulus chromosome X, drHumLupu1.1, whole genome shotgun sequence window:
- the LOC133805791 gene encoding uncharacterized protein LOC133805791: MVAKVRVSCIMLDCGSTMNVLPLKTLRDVSLHPHQLSPSSLTIQGFNQVGEKVRGSITIKVEIGELNSEALFHVIDSDTSYNMLLGRSWLHEYGVNYADAKFYKSANVTVLKGKFEEAKCPKSSTSQKSLQVKQLPPVKPCQPKEEDLKGHETQEDEENIAQINYLSFEESLAEEYEGSSSNPSEEFIDIVQPAPQELKDGGQATVDDLIEINLGTEDDLKPVFVSALLTKEELPQYKQVLHEYKDVFSWGYQDMPELDDTVKYPIWLANIVIVIKKNGQLRICVNYQDLNWVCPKDEFPLPITELLVDSTTGFDALSFMDGFSGCQPFSRLMQKNVPFIWDEACQNAFEGIKKYLLHPPVLRAPILGKPLILYITSLDHSLGALLAQNNVEGKEVALYYLSRTLVGAEQNYPPIEKVCLALIFAVIKLRHYLLSHPVTLVSKADPLRYILSKPVLSGRLAKWSMILSEFEINFVLQKAIKGQVLADFLAAHPILNNMELREDLPEEEVFTTETSSWQLFFDGGSKKQWGGAGIIFVMLSGGLIPYSFHILAICTNNVAEYEALIIDLEIALEMNTFVISIW, encoded by the exons ATGGTTGCCAAGGTTCGCGTGAGCTGCATCATGTTGGATTGTGGATCAACTATGAATGTACTTCCCTTAAAAACCTTGAGAGACGTTAGTTTACATCCACACCAATTGTCTCCGTCATCATTGACAATTCAAGGTTTTAATCAAGTCGGAGAAAAAGTAAGGGGAAGTATTACAATAAAAGTTGAAATAGGCGAACTAAATTCTGAAGCTTTATTTCATGTCATTGATTCAGACACATCCTACAATATGTTGTTAGGGCGATCTTGGCTTCATGAATATGGG GTGAATTACGCTGATgcaaaattttacaagtcagcTAATGTCACAGTTTTGAAAGGGAAATTTGAGGAGGCCAAATGTCCTAAAAGCTCAACATCACAAAAATCCCTTCAAGTTAAGCAACTACCCCCTGTGAAACCTTGTCAACCAAAAGAGGAGGATTTGAAG GGGCATGAAACacaagaagatgaagaaaatatTGCTCAAATCAATTACCTCTCTTTTGAAGAAAGTCTGGCCGAAGAATATGAAGGCTCAAGCTCAAACCCTTCAGAAGAGTTTATAGACATTGTTCAAccggcaccccaagaactcaaAGACGGAGGACAAGCAACAGTGGATGATTTAATAGAGATCAACCTTGGAACTGAAGATGATCTAAAGCCTGTATTTGTCAGTGCTCTATTAACCAAAGAAGAATTGCCACAGTACAAACAAGTCCTTCATGAATACAAAGATGTATTTTCTTGGGGGTATCAAGACATGCCAGAGTTGGACGACACAG TTAAGTATCCCATTTGGCTCGCAAACATTGTCATTGTGATAAAGAAAAATGGGCAACTCCGCATATGTGTAAACTACCAAGACCTTAATTGGGTCTGCCCAAAGGATGAATTCCCACTCCCCATCACTGAATTATTGGTAGACTCTACTACTGGTTTTGATgctttatcattcatggatgggtTCTCTGG ATGTCAACCTTTTTCGAGATTGATGCAGAAAAATGTCCCATTCATATGGGATGAGGCATGCCAAAATGCTTTTGAAGGTATTAAGAAATACTTGTTACACCCACCAGTGTTGAGAGCTCCAATTTTAGGAAAGCCATTAATATTATATATCACATCACTTGACCACTCTTTAGGGGCCTTGCTGGCGCAGAACAATGTGGAGGGAAAAGAAGTTGCTCTTTACTACCTAAGTAGAACTTTAGTAGGGGCGGAACAAAACTACCCTCCAATCGAGAAAGTGTGTTTGGCTTTAATTTTTGCTGTCATAAAATTACGACATTATTTACTCTCACACCCTGTGACTTTAGTGTCAAAAGCTGATCCCTTAAGATATATCTTATCAAAGCCTGTATTGTCTGGACGACTGGCCAAATGGTCCATGATTTTGTCagaatttgaaattaattttgtCCTGCAAaaagcaataaaaggacaagtgttgGCTGATTTTCTGGCAGCACACCCAATTCTGAATAATATGGAGTTGCGAGAAGATCTTCCAGAAGAAGAAGTTTTCACTACCGAGACTTCATCATGGCAACTGTTTTTTGATGGGGGCAGTAAGAAACAGTGGGGAGGTGCTGGCATTATCTTTGTGATGCTGTCGGGAGGCCTGATACCTTACTCTTTTCATATTCTGGCTATATGCACCAATAATGTagcagaatacgaagcattaaTTATCGACCTCGAAATTGCACTCGAAATGAATACATTCGTTATAAGTATTTGGTGA